The DNA region TTAATGTAAGCCCCTTGTCAATAACTCAAGATTCAACATGTTATCAGCCATAACCCGTAAGGAGTTTCTCGATTAGAAATATCATGCCACCTACAATTTATTCTCCAATTTATCAAAGTTTGATTAATAGCTCAAGTTCTTCTTTTGTATAACCTTTGATGTTATCATCAAACCATAAAAAAATCCTTGTGATGCACCATCTTAATTCCATTTCTGCTTATTAATGTTGTATTTTGCTTAGCCTGCTATGGCTTTCAGGGCTGTTTATGAGTCATTATCTGTTGATGCTGTTGGCACAAAATCAGTGACGATGCAGAAAATGTGGCATCTAATTCAGGTAATAATGTTTACTtcataaatttaaaccatttttGTTCATCTCCACTTACATTTCAATACATTATTGGAAGATGAACAATATTGTGCACTAGCAACTTCCACCATGTGGCATTTGTTCTTTCAAATACTGTTACTTAATTTCTGTTGTTTATCTAATTTAGGCGTTAGTTGGGGAAGGGTCAACTCACCGAAATGTTTCAAGAAAAATGTCACTAGTGATAGGTGCAAGACGCCATCTCGAGTGGGGTCATGAAAAGTACATACTTGAGACCATCAACAGCCATCCAGCTCTGGTAAGTATTTCAGTTTTATCTTTTTCTTTAGCCGATTACTTTCTTCACAAGTTTGTTTTCTTATGGAAGTCGAGTTTGGTGTTCAAATGCAGTTATAGGTCTGTAGTGATGATTTTGGTGCATATATGTAAGTGATGATGGCAGTTATTCTGATTGCTCTCACTGTCGTGGTATCCTGCTTTACTATTGATTTTCTTATACAAAACTAAATTTGGCGTGCGCATGCTCGCACACACACACAGTGCATATCCATGGGACATTTTTTTTACTAGGTGTTTAGTTATAAATTCTGGATCCTGGCATGACCTATTCAGCTTGTGAAATATTGCTATTTCTGGCAGTTTCTTTACTACAGTATTTAGTGACATGTTCTGGATCATGAGCATATCACTTGGTTGGTAAGTTAAGACACAATTCACTCTCTTATTGCCTTACTGAGATCGTGAGTCGCTTCAAGCTTTATTTGTTCACCTTTTGACTTGTAAACCATGAAGTATCCACCACAATTAGTTCTTATAATTATTTACATTTTACCATATGGTATTCTCATGTTttccatttttggattttttttcagTTCTCTATTCATGCAAATGCTTCTCCCGTTGCATCGCCTGATAATCAATCATGCTCTGATTTGTTGTTTTAGGCTGCTCTTGGTGGATCTGTTGGCAATCTTCAGAAGATTCGGGCATTCATGCGGGTTGGTTCCAAGTTTGATGCTATTCTGTAATCTGTACTATTGCAGTTGGTTTGGTGCTAATATTTGCACTCCAATGCATTTTTTTGTTCATATGACCTGACAGGTACGGCTGCGGGATCAAGGTGTGCTAGATTTCGACGCAACTGACCTACGCAGACAGCCTCCAGTGGATACAACCTGGCAGcaggttttgttttgtttgcacACTTATAAAATTGAAAGAACTTTGTAGTTAACATCAATATTCCCATCATTTAATGGCATGTTGAATCCCACAATTAAATCGGTTATTTTAGCTGCAACTGCAGCTTAATGTAAAACGACAGCGGTAGTCAGTGGGTTATTTCTAGACTTACTGCAATCTGCATCTAAGTGTGAATTCTTGTTTACAATATAAGGTGCATCTGGTTTCTTTTGTAATGCCTTCCATTCAACCATGTAGGCTCAATTTAGAGGGCTGCTGCTAGAAAAATTGGCTTGTGCTTGGGTCTGTTAGCTCTGTTGAATTAATCAATTGAAAATCCATGTAATTCATTTTTCAGTTTTGGTAGAAATTTTGTACTATCGTGCATGTATCTTTGATTTGAAGCTGTACTTATTGCCATCTTTGCAGATTTATTTCTGCTTGAGAACCGGATATTATGATGAAGCAAGACAAGTTGCCCTATCATCTCGTGCTGCCCATAACTTTGCCCCACTGGTAAACTTTCTACAATCATGAATTCATGATGGATCCTTGTTCATGATAGGGGACTTACCGATAAATATATTCTTCCACAGCTTGCAGACTGGATTTCTACTAATGGTGCTGTATCGCAAGAGACTGCTCTGGCTGCTTCTGAGGAATGTGATAAAATGCTAAGAATGGGTGATCGACCAGGACGCCCTGGTTATGATAGAAAGAAGTTGCTGCTGTATGCCATAATTTGTGGTTGTCGACGGCAAATTGACAGGCTGCTAAAAGATCTGCCAACACTTTTTAACACTATAGAGGATTTCTTGTGGTTTAAGTTGTCAGCTCTGCGGGAATATAACAATGCATCTTCTTCTAATGTTTTGAATGAAGGCTTGGTGCCTTATACACTGGATGATCTGCAAAGTTACTTGAACAAATTTGAGCCATCATATTATACGAAGAATGGAAAAGATCCGTTAATCTATCCCTATGTTCTGTTCTTAAGCATCCAATTACTTCCAGCAATTCTTTATCTGTCCAAAGAAGTTGGAGAGGAGGGATACCATGTTGATGCTGTGCATATTTCAATTGCTTTAGCTGACCATGGTGTTCTCCCTGATGGTGTTGGATCAAGCCAGAAGATAGGTGTCATGGATGCTTGTGCAGAGGCTGCCAGCATAATACGGCAGTATGGCTCTATGTACTTGTGTAATGGCAATATTGGTTTAGCCTTACAGTATTATGCGCAAGCCGCCGCTGCGATGGGTGGAGGAGAGGTATCATGGATTGGTCAAGGGAATGCTGATCAGCAGCGACAACGAAGTTTGATGTTGAAGCAACTCCTGACGGAGATATTACTAAGGGATGGTGGTATACAACTTCTGCTAGGTCCAAGTGGAATGGGGGAAGAAGGGGAACTAAAAAAGTATATGATGGATTGGAGAAGCAGGCAGCAATTTTTACTTGAAGCAGCCCATCGTTGTCAAGAGGCAGGGCTCTATGACAAAGTAAGTAAAACTGAACTTAAGTGTTTTTATTTTTCTCTTCTTGTACTTTCAAATTAATTTTGCATGCTCACTTCAAAAATAACATATGCAGAAGGCAGCAGAATTGATTCCTCTTTATTGCTCTGTAGATTAGTGCTATATATTCATGATAGGATTATATTTCTTCTGAAATCTTTTGTCCGCCTGCTTATTATTGATTGAAAGAATCAACCATAGGCGCTGCTTGGCATAGTAGCAGCTTTTCAAAAGCACATACTTTTTTTCTGCTAGTGTTTAATCATTTAACAGGTAGTTGAAAAAGCATCTTTTTTGGAGCCTTGGAAGTAAATCTATCGGAGTTATTAAAGATTCTTGTTACAGACCACATTCCAAATTGTCACACGTGAATCCCAAAGTGCGCCTCAGTTTCTTACAGAACACCATCTGATTTATCCTAGCTACTCATCACTCATCAGTCCCACCATTGCCCTGCTATAGAATGGCTTGTGTATAATCCTAATTAATTTTGCTTGAATGCTGCCGTGCAGGAGACATGGCCAATCAACTTAGAATGAATTATGTGTATAAAGTCATATTTTTTTAGTTTCTTGCATGCATGCACTGTCATGCTGCTAAAGTATTATAGAGCTACATGACTAAATTATGCTTAGCTGATCGAATATGATGTGTCCATTTTCTGTACTCCACTTTTGATTACCATCTATATCTtagtgttttttttttgccttACGTGGAAATTGATATGTAAAGAGTCACCAGTCGATACAACCTAACATGACAGGCATTAATTCAGTGGAATGTTTTGTGTTGTACTGATCTGCATTAATTCAATTTTTGTTCACGTTTGCATGACAGGCAGTGGAAATTCATAAAAGGGTAGGATCTTTTGCCATGGCACTTCAGATAATAAACAAGTGCCTGTCTGATGCTGTCTGTGCCATGGCACACAATAGGTTAGATGGTGAGAGTCAGGCTACAGCCCTAATCCATTCTGGCAATGAGATTTTGGAGACAGCCAGATATTCTTCCGAAGCCAGGTTATTTCCCTCTCTTACCCTAGCACAGGTGGAGTGCCGGTTCTTGTCATGTTCCAATTTGTTTTAATTTTTTGCCTTATGGAAACTTGCTTGCAGCGTTCAAGACAAGGATCTCATTTCTGAGCAACAAACTGTACTGAGACAGCTTGAAGCCATTCTCCATATTTATAGGCTAGCTCGAGCTGGACAGACTGTAGATGCTTTGAGGGAAACCATCAGGCTCCCCTTCCTTCATTTGGATCCTCAGTCTCCAAATGTGATTGTTGATATTTTCAGGAATTTATCACCCTATGTTCAAGCTTGCATACCAGATCTCCTGAAGGTTGCTCTGAATTGCATCGACAATGTTAGGGACACTGATGGGACCTTGCGTGCTGTCAAGTCCAAGGTATTTCTTGTGTTCCATTCTTTTGTCAGTAGACTAGGGTCTCAAACATGTAAGCGCACTCCTACTAAGGGTGTGTTTGTTTCCtaaggtctaaagtttagacccgtcacatcaaagagcatcttatcatttagaagtattaaataaagtctaattataaaactaattgcagaaccccagggctaattcgcgagacgaatctaatgaggtatattagaccatgattagtggatgattactgtagcatcactgtggcaaattatggattaattaggctcattaaatttgtctcgcgaacccatctgtgcaaaaagttttgtaattagactttatttaatacttctaaatgataagattctctttgatgtgacggatctaaagtttagagggtaggaaacgaacacacccaagATTGGTAAATGTGGCATTGAACTGTGTGAAATAGGTGAACTTTTTCATGTCCTTTTTGATACCTGCTTAGTTCATAGCAACGTACCTAGTATCCCCTTGATGGCAAACACACATTCtccccaccaccaccagccaAAAAGAGGCATTGCCAAAATTTATTCCGGGCTTGGCACTGCTCAATGCTTACTTTTGTTATAgatcctttctttttcctttgaAAACAAGGAATGATATTCTTGTTTGGAAAATGGAAACTAGTTCAGAATGGCTTAAACTAAAATCAAGGGGAAATGAAGGGGTATATCAGTATTGTATGTTTTCTGCAACATTGTTCATTTGTCGTGGAAACTATTTTGCTTTAAACAAAGTGTAAACTATGCATATTTAAAAAATTTCTTCTGCTGATGCACTTGGTGTTAAAATGCCATCTAGCTATGCATAAATGCAATCCTAACTTTTTAAAGCATTTTCATTTCTAATTTTGCAGATTGCAAACCTAGTCGCAAACAACATGAGCCGGAATTGGCCACAGGATTTGTATCAGAAGGTGGCGCAGTGCATATAAAGTGGTTTGTGTTTTAGAGGTGGCCCGGAATATGTACTATTCTGCATCAGAAGTTTTGGGAACACTGGAACAGTTTGGTGTTGGCTGCTTGCGCATACTACAAGGTCTGGAGAACCGCGGAAGGATTATCCTTTCACGCACCGGATCTCACGTTTGTCGGCCCATCTTGTGTGTAATGAGCGACACATGTAAAACTTCTTTTTTTAAAATGAAAATACCACTGATGATTAACCCTTTTTGCTTGTGGGAAACTATGATGGTTATTATCTAATCCCTGACCCATGGTGGAATGCCTAAAGATTATCCAACGGCCTTGCTGCTcgatttttcttttgtttgaacGTTTAGGGAAGTGTTGCATTAAAGTTTGTGTAGGCTTGTGTTCACTGCAGCCTTTCTCGTCTTTGTtcagtttttttttcaaattgcCATAAATTACGAGGATGGCTACGAGATGATAGGCACAAGGGTACATGCGTCGACGAGCACCCTCGATCAGTTGGTTGGCATGGTCGCAAGCCGCAGACGTGCACGGGAGTGCCCAGATCACCGTCCTGGAATACGCATACATTTGCATTTTTCAAGTTACTGATCGAATCAGAATCTTGaaagtcttctgtaggaaacaGGTATGTTTATTATGTGAATGGTTAAAATCTGGCATTAAAGCAAAATAGCAAAACTTGTGTAACAGTAAGGGAGAAAGATAATACCACGACCCGAGCATGCTGCCGAGCTCACGAATGACAAAGAATAGATTAAGAAATCACAGGCAACACGACCTAACAAAAAGTACCCATGCCGAACCCGCCTTGCTGGAGCCATTTGACACTAATTCCAAGATCTTTAATCAATCTAACCTATTGGCTCGTAGCTAGAAGCTCGAGCTCAATTTTCAACAGAGCTCAATCCGATCCACCCATGCCGAGATCGCTCATCAACAAAGCTCAATTTTCAGCGCTTTGGGCGACATTTTTTAACATGACTATGGCACAAACGGGGTAGAATAGGGGCTTGTTTGGATCACccgactaaactttagtccataTCATATTCGATGTTTGgaactaattagaagtattaaacatatactaattataaaattaattgtatatATGGAGATTAATTCACAATACGAATCCATTAAATATGATACAATATTTGATGTAGCGGAATTAAAATTTAATCGTCCAGATCCAAATAAAGTCTAGAAACGTGCCCCAAGTTTACATGACTCTGGATTTCTGGAACGCGACAGAAATCCTGCGCACGGGTACGGGTAGCAGGGGCGGCAGCGGCCGTGCAGGTATGGAAGAAGCATCAAGCGAGGTCAATGAATGCCCTCACGCCAGCCGAACCGGGGGCCCTGAAGCAACATGTACAAACCTTATCCTCGCGAATAATTTATACTCCTAGTAGTTTATACACTTAGAAAAAAAAGCATTAACAAGTAGTCCATCCTGCTCACCACCTGATCACTTGCAACTTTTTTTTATGAAAGGAAATCACTTGCAACTCGGTCCCGAACCACCGAGAGACGACTGGGTGCCAGCAGGAACAAAAAAGAACTCGCGTCAGTTCGGCTCGGATTGGGGCGGGCTAACCGTCGGCTTAGAATCTGGATTTGTGAGATCTGGCCGCCGCGAATGATTGGTGAGAGGTCAGGTAAACGCGGATAAGCACGGGGATCATCGGCCGGGGCTTTCAGGTGAAGCCGCCTTCGCGTAGCCGTGGTCCATGGatcaggattcaggaggcaTCCCCGCATTTTTTTTCTGGCATGACCTGTTGGATTGGTTCGTAGCGCAATGTAAAGTTGCCGAGCTGAAGCAGCAAGAGAATCGCCGTGATGACGCGAGCAGCAGCAGGGCCAGGGTCTGCGGGTGCTTTGATTTGCCGGCACGCCTCCCCCTCTcaaaatgggaagaaatcggaAGGCGCCTGAATAGGAATGGATCTTGATGATAAGATAAAGAAAGGACAGGAAATGGGGGCAGTTCTGGATTGATTCT from Panicum hallii strain FIL2 chromosome 9, PHallii_v3.1, whole genome shotgun sequence includes:
- the LOC112876064 gene encoding nuclear pore complex protein NUP93A-like is translated as MAGVGGSGGGGGGDTEMGGWTGLLHSSTKLLEQAAPTPHFPPLQRNLDQLEVLSTKLKAKTIRAEAPSQSLSATRLLAREGINAEQLARDLKSFELKTTFEDVFPSEATSVEEYLQQLHEVAIVSSIQEAQKDNLRSFNNYMMQVLEDDWQKEKRDFLQSLSLFSTLPKRSTNISTSGLARPALMPPSTSSPQASSGLPSVGIMPIPNKTIIENKSSVYAGVVRDLNDARGRSLPFNPAMAFRAVYESLSVDAVGTKSVTMQKMWHLIQALVGEGSTHRNVSRKMSLVIGARRHLEWGHEKYILETINSHPALAALGGSVGNLQKIRAFMRVRLRDQGVLDFDATDLRRQPPVDTTWQQIYFCLRTGYYDEARQVALSSRAAHNFAPLLADWISTNGAVSQETALAASEECDKMLRMGDRPGRPGYDRKKLLLYAIICGCRRQIDRLLKDLPTLFNTIEDFLWFKLSALREYNNASSSNVLNEGLVPYTLDDLQSYLNKFEPSYYTKNGKDPLIYPYVLFLSIQLLPAILYLSKEVGEEGYHVDAVHISIALADHGVLPDGVGSSQKIGVMDACAEAASIIRQYGSMYLCNGNIGLALQYYAQAAAAMGGGEVSWIGQGNADQQRQRSLMLKQLLTEILLRDGGIQLLLGPSGMGEEGELKKYMMDWRSRQQFLLEAAHRCQEAGLYDKAVEIHKRVGSFAMALQIINKCLSDAVCAMAHNRLDGESQATALIHSGNEILETARYSSEASVQDKDLISEQQTVLRQLEAILHIYRLARAGQTVDALRETIRLPFLHLDPQSPNVIVDIFRNLSPYVQACIPDLLKVALNCIDNVRDTDGTLRAVKSKIANLVANNMSRNWPQDLYQKVAQCI